The following proteins come from a genomic window of Rutidosis leptorrhynchoides isolate AG116_Rl617_1_P2 chromosome 10, CSIRO_AGI_Rlap_v1, whole genome shotgun sequence:
- the LOC139871165 gene encoding uncharacterized protein, producing the protein MLYGRRYRTSIFWGEVGQREIGGTEVVLETNQKIDVIHAHLKAAQDRQKSYANKQRRPIDFNEGDMVMLKVSPWKGVIRFRKRVKLAPRFIGPFKVLAHCLADDSMWIPLNEITLNNKLEYVEEPVTILDEKVKEIRNNSMQTYKVKWRHRKGSECTWESEDFVKEHLLSLHAAWIAGTRSGPSGGEL; encoded by the exons atgctctatgggcgacgATACCGAACCTCGATTTTTTGGGGCGAGGTAGGTCAAAGAGAAATTGGTGGTACCGAAGTGGTTCTCGAGACGAACCAAAAGATTGACGTGATTCATGCCCACCTcaaagcggcacaagatcgacaaaagtcgtaTGCGAATAAGCAGAGGCGACCAATTGATTTCAATGAAggggatatggtgatgcttaaagtgtcGCCATGGAAGGGTGTAATTAGGTTCCGAAAGAGGGTAAAActtgctcctcggtttattggacctttTAAAGTTTTGgctcat tgtcttgcggatgactcgatgtGGATACCGTTGAACGAAATTACTCTAAATAACAAATTAGAATATGTGGAAGAGCCGGTTACTATTCTTGATGAGAAAGTTAAAGAGATTCGAAATAATAGCATGCAGACTTATAAGGTGAAATGGCGTCACCGAAAGGGGTCCGAGTGTACATGGGAATCCGAGGATTTTGTGAAGGAGCACTTACTTTCGTTACATGCTGCTTGGATCGCGGGGACGCGATCGggtccaagtgggggagagttgtaa
- the LOC139871166 gene encoding uncharacterized protein produces the protein MTTNDARKSNEVVSGTFLVNSKPTKVLFDSGADMSYVSLKYAATLDCHLCDRNFPLQVEIAYGRFSVANRVYKNCVSDFGTVKFDIDLVPISLGEFDVLVGMDWLDHNRANLDCHEKFVRVRTPTAGELIMYGEARKHLVPICTYDRAHRLVSSGGMTYLAHVVDTRDEPPSIKSIPVVNEFEDVFPDDLPGVPPVRQVEFCIDLVPGVCHGPEISDQI, from the coding sequence ATGACTACCAATGATGCTAGGAAGTCCAACGAAGTGGTTTCAGGTACTTTCTTAGTTAACTCTAAACCCACTAAggttctatttgatagtggtgccgatATGTCGTATGTTTCCTTAAAATATGCGGCTACTTTAGATTGTCACTTATGTGATCGAAACTTTCCTTTACAAGTTGAGATCGCGTATGGTAGGTTCTCGGTGGCTAATAGGGTTTATAAAAATTGTGTTAGTGATTTCGGAACCGTGAAGTTTGATATCGACTTGGTTCCTATTAGCTTGGGTGAGTTTGATGTActcgtgggtatggattggctcgatcataatagagctaaTCTTGATTGTCATGAAAAATTTGTAAGGGTAAGAACCCCAACTGCGGGAGAGCTAATCATGTATGGTGAAGCTCGAAAACATCTCGTGCCTATTTGTACTTATGATCGGGCGCACCGACTTGTGTCTAGTGGAGGTATGACTTATCtagcccatgtggttgatactcgagatgagccaccttCCATTAAATCTATTCCCgttgttaatgaattcgaagatgtttttcccgatgacttaccggGTGTTCCGCCGGTAAGACAAGTGGAGTTTTGCATCGATTTGGTTCCGGGGGTGTGTCAcggcccggaaatttccgaccaaatttaa